Proteins found in one Geothermobacter hydrogeniphilus genomic segment:
- the dksA gene encoding RNA polymerase-binding protein DksA gives MEKAKLDEFRQILQGQLDDIQRAAGGTVAEMTDEKENFPDPTDRAALESDRNFELRIRDRERKLANKIREALERIEDGEFGLCESCGEEIGEGRLKARPVATLCIECKTEQERQEKIG, from the coding sequence ATGGAGAAGGCGAAACTGGACGAATTCCGCCAGATCCTGCAGGGGCAGCTGGACGATATCCAGCGTGCCGCCGGCGGGACCGTGGCCGAAATGACCGATGAAAAGGAAAACTTCCCCGATCCGACCGACCGGGCTGCACTGGAATCGGATCGCAACTTCGAGCTGCGGATTCGCGATCGTGAACGCAAGCTGGCGAACAAGATTCGCGAGGCCCTGGAGCGGATCGAGGATGGTGAGTTCGGGCTCTGCGAAAGTTGCGGAGAGGAGATCGGCGAGGGACGTCTGAAAGCCCGTCCGGTGGCGACCCTGTGTATTGAATGCAAGACCGAACAGGAACGCCAGGAAAAGATCGGTTGA
- a CDS encoding PH domain-containing protein yields MAQQTYRISKGVLLPLVLVALLLLVLLGVSLVNGEVLLKLIILVAVLIPVVLLLLTNLKRRVDLSDEGVRVVRPLGEKYFRWDELTSFEAVSVRGRAFVTLCAGEDFVIISNSYEKFADLVEAIAEHLPEKAVSPEANRLIEHPTSALAGVLPLWFGVLALIYILWHQFAAGN; encoded by the coding sequence ATGGCACAACAAACTTATCGTATCAGCAAGGGGGTGCTGCTGCCGCTGGTGCTGGTTGCCCTCCTGCTGCTGGTTCTGCTCGGCGTCAGCCTGGTCAACGGCGAGGTGCTGCTCAAGCTGATCATCCTGGTGGCGGTCCTGATCCCGGTCGTTCTGCTGCTGCTGACCAACCTCAAACGCCGGGTTGATCTGTCTGATGAAGGGGTGCGGGTGGTCCGCCCGTTGGGTGAAAAGTATTTTCGCTGGGATGAGTTGACCTCCTTTGAGGCGGTTTCGGTGCGCGGCCGGGCCTTTGTCACGCTCTGTGCCGGCGAGGACTTCGTCATTATCTCCAACAGCTACGAAAAGTTCGCCGACCTGGTCGAGGCGATTGCCGAGCACCTGCCCGAAAAGGCGGTCAGTCCGGAGGCGAACCGCCTGATTGAACATCCGACCTCGGCTCTGGCCGGGGTGCTGCCGCTCTGGTTTGGGGTGCTGGCGCTGATCTACATCCTCTGGCACCAGTTTGCAGCCGGCAATTGA
- the moaC gene encoding cyclic pyranopterin monophosphate synthase MoaC, translated as MNDKLTHFDNEGRAIMVDVGGKPVSERVAIAAGEVRMQPATLRRILDRSIEKGDVFGIARTAGIMAAKQTSGLIPLCHPLLLTSVGLEFDSHPDEGRVEIRATVKVGGQTGVEMEALTAVSVAGLTIYDMSKAIDRGMVIGRVRLIEKHGGKSGSWVREED; from the coding sequence ATGAACGACAAACTGACCCATTTCGACAACGAAGGCCGGGCGATCATGGTCGATGTCGGCGGCAAGCCGGTCAGCGAACGGGTGGCGATTGCCGCCGGTGAGGTGCGGATGCAGCCGGCGACCCTGCGACGGATCCTCGATCGGAGCATTGAGAAGGGGGATGTCTTCGGCATCGCCCGCACCGCCGGGATCATGGCTGCCAAGCAGACCAGCGGCCTGATTCCCCTCTGCCACCCGTTGCTGCTGACGTCGGTCGGCCTTGAGTTTGACTCCCATCCGGATGAGGGTCGGGTGGAGATCCGCGCCACGGTCAAGGTCGGTGGCCAGACCGGGGTCGAGATGGAGGCACTGACGGCGGTTTCGGTGGCCGGATTGACCATCTACGACATGTCCAAGGCCATCGACAGGGGAATGGTCATCGGCCGGGTGCGGCTGATCGAAAAACACGGCGGCAAGAGCGGTTCCTGGGTCCGCGAGGAGGATTGA
- the radA gene encoding DNA repair protein RadA: MAVKKVKTIFSCQQCGYQSPKWLGRCPDCGQWNSLVEETVQPARGGRGGTAAGAASVPQRLCEVSACEEDRLQVGIGEFDRVLGGGVVPGSLTLIGGDPGIGKSTLLLQALGKLADLGPALYVTAEESTRQVKLRAGRLGVVAGQLLLLAETSLEAILEQARQLRPAFLVIDSIQTIFTAALESAPGSVSQVRECAGRLMQVAKGDGIPTFIVGHVTKDGAIAGPRMLEHMVDTVLYFEGDAGHPYRILRAVKNRFGSTNEIGVFEMRETGLAEVTNPSELFLAERPEGAAGSAVVPSVEGSRPILVELQALVSSCTYGTPRRTTIGFDHNRVALLGAVLEKKVGLSLLAQDIFLNVAGGVRLDEPAVDLGVVAALASSHLNKPIPPRTIVFGEIGLAGEVRAVSRPELRVKEATRLGFDRCFLPAGNLKNLEGPEGMRLVGVKGVAQMLDELFE, from the coding sequence TTGGCCGTCAAGAAAGTCAAAACCATCTTTTCCTGCCAGCAGTGCGGTTACCAGAGTCCGAAATGGCTCGGCCGCTGCCCCGACTGCGGGCAGTGGAACAGTCTGGTCGAAGAGACCGTGCAGCCGGCCCGCGGTGGACGCGGCGGAACGGCCGCCGGGGCGGCGAGTGTGCCGCAACGGCTCTGCGAGGTCAGCGCCTGCGAGGAGGATCGCCTGCAGGTCGGCATCGGTGAGTTTGACCGGGTACTGGGCGGCGGGGTGGTGCCCGGCTCGCTGACCCTGATCGGCGGCGATCCCGGCATCGGCAAATCAACCCTGTTGCTGCAGGCACTGGGGAAACTTGCGGATCTCGGCCCGGCCCTCTACGTCACCGCCGAGGAGTCGACCCGCCAGGTGAAGCTGCGTGCCGGCCGGCTGGGGGTGGTCGCCGGGCAGTTGCTGCTGCTGGCCGAAACCTCGCTGGAGGCGATTCTCGAACAGGCCCGGCAGCTCCGTCCCGCCTTTCTGGTCATCGACTCGATCCAGACCATCTTCACTGCCGCCCTCGAGTCGGCCCCCGGCAGCGTCAGCCAGGTGCGCGAATGCGCCGGGCGGCTGATGCAGGTTGCCAAGGGAGACGGCATTCCGACCTTCATCGTCGGCCATGTCACCAAGGACGGCGCCATCGCCGGACCGCGGATGCTTGAACACATGGTCGACACGGTACTCTACTTCGAGGGGGACGCCGGTCATCCCTACCGGATTCTTCGGGCGGTGAAGAATCGCTTCGGCTCAACCAACGAGATCGGCGTCTTCGAGATGCGCGAAACCGGCCTGGCCGAAGTGACCAATCCTTCCGAACTGTTCCTCGCCGAGCGCCCCGAGGGGGCGGCCGGCAGCGCCGTGGTGCCGTCGGTGGAGGGCAGCCGACCGATCCTGGTTGAACTGCAGGCGCTGGTTTCCAGCTGCACCTACGGCACCCCGCGACGGACCACCATCGGCTTCGATCACAACCGGGTGGCCCTGCTCGGTGCGGTGCTGGAGAAGAAGGTCGGCCTGTCGCTGCTCGCCCAGGACATTTTTCTCAACGTCGCCGGCGGGGTGCGGCTGGACGAGCCGGCGGTTGATCTCGGCGTGGTCGCGGCCCTGGCGTCGAGCCATCTCAACAAGCCGATTCCGCCGCGCACCATCGTTTTCGGCGAGATCGGCCTGGCCGGGGAGGTGCGGGCGGTCTCCCGCCCCGAACTGCGGGTCAAGGAAGCGACCCGGCTCGGTTTCGACCGTTGTTTTCTGCCGGCGGGGAATCTGAAGAATCTGGAAGGGCCGGAAGGAATGCGCCTGGTGGGGGTGAAAGGCGTGGCGCAGATGCTGGATGAGTTGTTTGAGTGA
- the larA gene encoding nickel-dependent lactate racemase — protein MPALQLKYGSETLSLDLPDASLLRAADPGPPAPPEQLISRALDAPIDTLPLERIVRPGESVTIVTSDITRATGSERYLPLLVERLNRAGVMDADIRIVIALGIHRRQTEAEHRKILGPLYGRIAVVDHDCDDPRQLVELGTVDGIPVAVNRTVAEADRVIVTGTIGVHYFAGFGGGRKGLVPGVAARATCMATHFKVFNPPEVGGKHPLAAPAVLDGNPVHAAILKAARLVAPDFLLNTVLTPDKRIAGVFCGELEQAHLAGCDLARRLYTVPLATAADLAVISCGGAPKDINFIQAHKALDYGVRALRPGGTAILLAECPDGFGHPTFFDWFRHQDLDAFETALRADYQINGQTAHATLVKARRYRVILVSRFSAEQTAAMGMEKAETLDAALQMAYQGLPENPRTLVIPDGGTVLPVVRES, from the coding sequence ATGCCCGCACTGCAGCTTAAATACGGTTCCGAAACCCTGTCCCTGGATCTGCCCGATGCGTCCCTGCTGCGCGCCGCCGACCCCGGCCCACCGGCGCCGCCGGAACAGCTGATCTCCCGGGCCCTCGATGCCCCGATCGATACCCTGCCGCTGGAGCGGATCGTCCGTCCCGGCGAATCGGTCACCATCGTCACCTCGGACATCACCCGCGCCACCGGCAGTGAACGCTACCTGCCGCTGCTGGTCGAACGCCTTAACCGAGCCGGGGTGATGGATGCCGATATCCGCATCGTCATCGCCCTGGGGATTCACCGCCGGCAGACCGAGGCCGAGCATCGGAAAATTCTCGGCCCGCTCTACGGCCGGATCGCGGTCGTCGACCACGACTGCGACGACCCACGGCAGCTGGTCGAGCTGGGTACGGTCGACGGCATCCCGGTCGCCGTCAACCGCACGGTGGCCGAGGCCGACCGGGTGATCGTCACCGGCACCATCGGCGTCCACTACTTCGCCGGCTTCGGCGGCGGGCGCAAGGGCCTGGTGCCGGGAGTGGCGGCACGCGCCACCTGCATGGCCACCCACTTCAAGGTCTTCAACCCGCCCGAAGTCGGCGGCAAGCATCCGCTGGCGGCCCCGGCGGTCCTCGACGGCAACCCGGTACACGCGGCAATCCTCAAAGCGGCCCGGCTGGTCGCACCCGATTTCCTGCTCAACACCGTCCTCACCCCGGACAAGCGCATCGCCGGGGTCTTCTGCGGCGAACTGGAGCAGGCCCATCTCGCCGGCTGCGATCTGGCCCGGCGGCTCTACACCGTACCGCTCGCCACAGCCGCCGACCTGGCGGTCATCTCCTGCGGCGGGGCGCCCAAGGACATCAACTTCATCCAGGCCCACAAGGCCCTCGATTACGGCGTGCGGGCGCTGCGTCCCGGCGGCACGGCGATCCTGCTGGCCGAATGCCCGGACGGCTTCGGTCATCCGACCTTTTTCGACTGGTTCCGCCATCAGGACCTGGACGCCTTCGAAACCGCCCTGCGCGCCGACTACCAGATCAACGGCCAGACCGCCCACGCCACCCTGGTCAAGGCCCGCCGCTACCGGGTCATCCTGGTCAGCCGTTTTTCTGCCGAACAGACCGCGGCCATGGGCATGGAGAAGGCCGAAACCCTTGACGCCGCGCTGCAAATGGCCTATCAAGGACTGCCTGAAAACCCGCGCACCCTGGTCATCCCCGACGGGGGGACGGTGCTGCCGGTTGTGCGGGAAAGCTGA
- a CDS encoding FAD-binding oxidoreductase, which yields MLEQRIIRNLQQTLGKEHVSTDKADLICYSYDATQQQFLPDVVIYPATAEEVALVMKLANAENIPVFPRGAGSGFTGGSLPTRGGIVLSTERMNRILEIDSENLVATVEPGVVTEQFQKAVEKLGLFYPPDPASLKFSTLGGNVAECAGGPRCVKYGVTKDFIIGLEVVTPTGDIITTGGPTMKGVVGYDLTKLICGSEGTLGIITRIVIKLLPLPEAKKTMLVLFDSIDGAARAVSTIIGHKIIPTTLEFMDGRTLDCVRQATDLEVPEGARAVLIIEVDGDREFLAKQVQKIQQLIQPLGVVETRTAETPEESEALWQIRRSVSASLRKVNPDKFNEDICVPRSKVPEMIRKVDAIAEKYQIPIVNFGHAGDGNIHVNVMIDKKVPGELERAHKAIEEVFRGALELGGTMSGEHGVGIAKAPYIPLEISEKAADYMKTIKKALDPNNILNPGKIFLD from the coding sequence ATGCTCGAGCAACGCATCATCCGCAATCTCCAGCAGACCCTCGGCAAAGAGCATGTCAGCACCGACAAGGCCGACCTGATCTGCTATTCCTACGACGCCACCCAGCAGCAGTTCCTGCCTGACGTGGTGATCTACCCGGCCACCGCCGAAGAGGTGGCGCTGGTGATGAAGCTGGCCAATGCCGAAAATATTCCGGTCTTCCCACGCGGCGCCGGCAGCGGCTTCACTGGTGGCTCGCTGCCGACCAGAGGCGGCATCGTCCTCTCCACCGAACGGATGAACCGGATTCTCGAGATTGACAGCGAGAACCTGGTGGCGACAGTGGAGCCGGGGGTGGTCACCGAGCAGTTCCAGAAGGCGGTGGAGAAGCTCGGCCTGTTCTATCCGCCCGACCCGGCCTCGCTGAAGTTCTCGACCCTCGGCGGCAATGTCGCCGAATGTGCCGGCGGGCCGCGCTGCGTCAAGTACGGCGTCACCAAGGACTTCATCATCGGCCTGGAGGTGGTCACCCCGACCGGGGACATCATCACCACCGGCGGGCCGACCATGAAGGGCGTGGTCGGTTACGATCTGACCAAGCTGATCTGCGGTTCGGAAGGAACCCTGGGCATCATCACCCGTATCGTTATCAAGCTGCTGCCGCTGCCCGAGGCGAAGAAGACCATGCTGGTGCTGTTCGACTCCATCGACGGTGCCGCCCGGGCGGTGTCGACCATCATCGGTCACAAGATCATCCCCACCACCCTCGAATTCATGGACGGCCGGACCCTCGACTGCGTCCGCCAGGCGACCGATCTCGAGGTACCGGAAGGCGCCCGCGCGGTGCTGATCATCGAGGTCGACGGCGACCGGGAATTTCTCGCCAAGCAGGTACAGAAGATCCAGCAGCTGATCCAGCCCCTCGGAGTGGTCGAGACCCGCACCGCCGAAACCCCGGAGGAGAGCGAGGCGCTGTGGCAGATCCGCCGCTCGGTGTCGGCCTCGCTGCGCAAGGTCAACCCGGACAAGTTCAACGAGGATATCTGCGTGCCGCGCTCGAAGGTGCCGGAGATGATCCGCAAGGTCGACGCCATCGCCGAGAAATACCAGATCCCGATCGTCAACTTCGGCCACGCCGGCGACGGCAACATCCACGTCAACGTGATGATCGACAAGAAGGTGCCGGGCGAGCTGGAACGGGCCCACAAGGCGATCGAGGAGGTCTTCAGGGGCGCCCTGGAACTGGGCGGCACCATGAGCGGCGAACACGGCGTCGGCATCGCCAAGGCCCCCTACATCCCCCTGGAGATCAGCGAAAAGGCCGCCGACTACATGAAGACCATCAAGAAGGCACTTGATCCGAACAACATTCTCAACCCGGGGAAAATCTTTCTGGACTGA